AACCCATTTTTCTTTATTCTTTTTTCCCACTCTTCAGCTTGACGAAATTGTTCTAAATCTTCAGCGGAATGTATATCAGATGACTCCATAAATTACTCCACATTCACAACTTATGAGGGTTAAATCTTGTAGAAATAACTTAACCTGTACACTTACTAATCTGTCAATTAGTTAATTATATCAGGCGAAGTTTAACTAACAAAAAGTATGTACTGGGCCAGCTTAGCCTAATTTATACTTTTTACCATAGTTTCGCCCTATGGTATACATCGTTCACACCTATTTTATTTCCCCCTCTAGACTGATTAGAATCAAACTAAACCGACAATAAAGGAGTATATAAATGAAATTAAAAATCATAAGCAAAGTATTTTTTTCATCAGCTGTAGGGTTAGCCTCAACTAATATTTCTGCCGATTCAAATAATTATGTTTATGTCAACTCTGGAGATTGGATAAAACAAAGTGGTGACTTTGTTACTTTAGACCGCTCAGCAAAACAAGTTGAGTTTTTTGTTAATTACCCTCAACTGAGAGGTGGTAACTGTGGTATTGGTCTAGCACTTAATCGTAATAACAGTTACACAAAACACTACCAAGAACTAGTAAAACAAGTGACCGTTTCTAATATTTATCCCACTGACTCAGAAACAGGTGAGCTAACCCCAGTATCCGTTACTAACAAAGGGGCTACATTCGCATTTAATTTTGACACACTATACTATGGCACATTTGTTACAATAAGCGCTAATAACGGTAAAACATTTGGTGAAGTATTTGACTCCTTGTCAGCATTTGATAATGTGTATGCCATCGCAAGTGCAGTGAGTTGCAAGCAACTTGAAACTCTAAAATAAACCACCTGATTAGTTTTCAGACAGCATCATTTTGATTTCATGCCTTAACTTCTGACTAATTGCATTATTCTGAGCATCGGCACGATAAACCAAACATAACTCATCTATAACCGTTGCATATGACTCGTCGAGTTTATGTAACGGTTTATGACTTGCTTTAGCGACACGTTCAGGCAAAATACCAAATCCAGCCCCATTTGCAACGAGTGCAGCTATTACCTCAAGGTTATTTGAAAACTCTATTTTGAACAGATGAGGTATTTTTTTAAGTAACTCCTGAGTTTGCTTAAGATTGGGGTCACAATATAAAGTAAAATTATCGCCATGCATATTTTGATGAGATATTATGTCTCTATTACTCCAAATAGTCACCTCATCAAAAAACAATCTTTGAATAACTAAATCAGGATGACGAACTGGGTTGATCACTAATCCAAAATCTATTTCATAGCTAATCACTTGCTCAGTAATTTTTCTGGATAAATCATGAACAAAATTAAGTGACAATAAAGGGTATTTAACTTTTAGTTTAGGAACAATAACAGGTAATGTATAAAGTGCTACAGAAGGGTGGCACCCTATTGTAAAACCACCACCCATTTCGGTGCTAGCTCGAATAACACTAGATTTAAGCAGCTCCCAGTCAGCCATAAACTTTCTACTCAAAGCCTGAAGCTCAATACCGGCTTTAGTA
This sequence is a window from Spartinivicinus poritis. Protein-coding genes within it:
- a CDS encoding LysR family transcriptional regulator, which encodes MKPTFDDLKYFLEVANTKNLSRAAERQGITQPSISAAMKRLELSFGTALLIRSRNGVQLTKAGIELQALSRKFMADWELLKSSVIRASTEMGGGFTIGCHPSVALYTLPVIVPKLKVKYPLLSLNFVHDLSRKITEQVISYEIDFGLVINPVRHPDLVIQRLFFDEVTIWSNRDIISHQNMHGDNFTLYCDPNLKQTQELLKKIPHLFKIEFSNNLEVIAALVANGAGFGILPERVAKASHKPLHKLDESYATVIDELCLVYRADAQNNAISQKLRHEIKMMLSEN